One Desulfobulbus oligotrophicus DNA segment encodes these proteins:
- a CDS encoding UvrD-helicase domain-containing protein: MANFIMLAVAGSRKTQGIVEHCASLPHDRRALVLTYTQANQSELRSRLAKYAGDRPNIVVMGWFTFLLREFARPFLPFMFAGERVCGFNFEGEPHRMAKGRNRFLDAHGCVYRSELGRLAHELVGASKGALLRRIECIYDEILIDEVQDLSGHDWEIVDVLLSSAAEVRMVGDIRQAVLSTNPRSGKNKKYAYAEAVNWFREREALGVLSITENTTTWRCHPKIAEFSDTIFDASWSFPCTKSVNEKVTGHDGVFLLRHAHVGEYLRRFRPQCLRDSANSGKAFDLEYINFRLAKGMTFNRVLIAPTSGITYFVQTGTYLDPIPAAKLYVAVTRAAQSVAFIIDKPGKSTLPYWEPESGDQP; the protein is encoded by the coding sequence ATGGCTAACTTCATCATGCTCGCAGTTGCTGGGTCTCGCAAGACGCAGGGCATCGTCGAACACTGTGCCTCACTACCACACGATCGACGTGCACTGGTCTTAACGTACACGCAAGCCAACCAGTCCGAATTGCGCAGCCGTCTTGCGAAGTACGCGGGTGATCGCCCAAACATTGTCGTCATGGGTTGGTTTACTTTTCTGCTGCGCGAGTTTGCGCGGCCATTTTTGCCCTTTATGTTCGCCGGCGAGAGGGTTTGCGGCTTTAACTTTGAAGGCGAACCACACCGGATGGCCAAGGGTCGAAATCGTTTTCTTGACGCGCACGGGTGTGTCTACAGATCCGAGCTGGGACGCTTGGCGCATGAATTGGTCGGAGCCAGCAAGGGCGCGCTCTTGCGCAGGATTGAGTGTATTTACGACGAAATTCTCATCGACGAAGTTCAAGACCTGAGTGGCCACGATTGGGAAATTGTAGATGTACTTCTCAGCTCGGCGGCGGAGGTACGGATGGTCGGGGATATCCGACAGGCAGTGCTCTCCACAAATCCACGAAGCGGCAAGAACAAAAAGTACGCATATGCTGAGGCCGTGAATTGGTTTCGGGAACGCGAGGCGCTCGGCGTGCTGTCGATCACCGAGAATACAACCACGTGGCGTTGCCATCCCAAGATCGCAGAGTTCTCTGACACAATCTTCGACGCCAGTTGGTCATTTCCATGTACAAAGTCGGTGAATGAGAAAGTAACCGGGCATGACGGCGTATTCCTCCTCCGTCACGCACATGTCGGCGAGTATTTGAGGCGATTCCGTCCGCAGTGCCTGCGGGACAGTGCTAACTCTGGGAAGGCTTTCGACCTTGAGTACATAAATTTCCGACTCGCGAAGGGGATGACCTTCAATCGAGTTTTGATCGCACCGACCTCTGGCATCACGTATTTCGTGCAGACCGGCACATACCTGGATCCGATCCCGGCAGCGAAGTTATATGTGGCGGTGACTAGGGCTGCACAAAGTGTAGCGTTCATTATTGACAAACCAGGGAAATCCACGCTCCCTTACTGGGAACCCGAGTCGGGTGACCAACCATGA
- a CDS encoding YhaN family protein, whose amino-acid sequence MKIKRLDLLAFGPFTKKSLDLSDGKPGLHVVHGPNEAGKSSTLRALKAWLFGIDARSTDNFVHDHKQLRVGGVLETSDGKEIACVRRKGNKGTLLSADTEQPIGDDTLSRLLPGLDEKLFSQLHGIDHAGLVQGGQAILEQSGDLGKSLFGAALGTQGKTDLLGELASEADKLFKSRGQNQIINDAAVKLKEARREEKHESVSVREWKELQKSLKEAEEIVANIDEEIAEARRSKSKLERFRRVTGPLAERRDLLDRQAALGDVVLLPEDFASRRQASLDKRSLARERLQKASSKLDRVRQEAEGLEVPQGLLENQEAIEDLQLQLGAFQKSVKDKPVQDAKRREHRNAAQAMLTSIRPDLDLESVETMKPLLNKKKLIVGLAQEWSLLKQKASQIVAKQRELADEKTSLLQQLEAVPGAGKDVASLKAAVLAARKSGDLAQMLRKARDAADQQEDACSVELSRLGRFDGTLEALARRAMPEKAVLDSFEKKFDQLDEQTRETTRRKVEAEQELDHHQESLKILLRSSEVPSLEDLLAARGHREQGWRLIRGTYVDGVVDPGDAAVKYAGSKNLPDAYEQAVLAADDVGDRLRHDAQRVHERASLETQIQTRTEVLSGLNGKLSELVTARAQLENAWQAVWSGIADKVGTPKEMKEWLQRVEQLLQKAEQLDRARAEVRSLEAILTSHIEALSAELEKLGQQQESKADELESLLARCEQFVSQQETAIRRKGELKASLQKLEVQLKGATDTLRLADDDLQSWGATWAEAVEGLGLGTKPHPELALATIEKLEELFRELKDADTAHKRIYGMDKDEERFTAAVAQLVQRICLEVGKQTPAELTQSLVKRLGKAQADAASLQKLRAQISELEEEVAEAHQDILLAEQNLAALRIEAGVSSDEELAPVEEHSCQKRQLISRLETLQQQLHQSGEGHSIDELEKEAQELDVDQVGDDLSQLDARLSDLASRRDAKRDQRQALLVQIQALDGSSKAAEAAERAEQLLAGIVPNAEQYLRLTIARLILEEQMERHRQNNQTPVLRRAGELFAKLTLGSFSRLRDEVDDNGKPVLLGVRADKAEVSVDGMSDGTRDQLFLALRLATMELQRDHQDPVPFVVDDIMVGFDDKRSKACLEVLADFAQKTQVLVFTHHSMVAQAARALGTEKGVFVHELVE is encoded by the coding sequence ATGAAAATTAAGCGCCTCGACTTGCTGGCCTTTGGTCCATTCACGAAAAAGTCCCTCGACCTGAGCGACGGCAAGCCCGGTCTGCACGTGGTTCATGGCCCCAACGAGGCGGGCAAGAGCTCAACACTGCGGGCGCTCAAGGCCTGGCTATTTGGCATCGACGCCCGTTCTACGGATAATTTTGTTCACGACCACAAGCAGCTTCGGGTGGGCGGTGTACTCGAGACCTCGGACGGTAAGGAAATCGCCTGCGTGAGGCGCAAGGGCAACAAGGGTACCCTGCTCAGTGCCGATACCGAACAGCCCATTGGCGACGATACTTTGAGCAGGCTGTTGCCGGGGCTTGATGAGAAACTCTTCTCTCAGCTTCACGGCATCGATCACGCTGGGCTCGTGCAGGGTGGCCAGGCCATCCTCGAACAGAGCGGCGATCTCGGAAAGTCCCTGTTCGGTGCCGCGCTGGGCACCCAGGGGAAGACCGACCTGCTCGGCGAACTGGCTTCCGAAGCGGACAAACTGTTCAAATCCAGGGGCCAGAACCAGATCATCAACGACGCCGCCGTGAAGCTGAAGGAAGCCAGGCGAGAGGAAAAGCACGAATCGGTCTCTGTGAGGGAGTGGAAGGAACTTCAGAAGTCTTTGAAGGAAGCAGAGGAGATCGTTGCCAATATCGACGAAGAGATCGCCGAGGCACGACGCAGCAAGAGCAAGCTCGAGCGCTTCAGAAGGGTGACTGGTCCCCTGGCCGAGCGCCGCGATTTGCTCGATCGCCAGGCCGCCCTGGGTGACGTGGTGCTGCTCCCCGAAGACTTCGCTTCCCGTCGACAAGCATCCCTGGATAAGCGGTCCCTGGCCAGGGAGCGGCTACAGAAGGCGAGCTCCAAGCTCGACAGGGTGAGACAGGAGGCTGAAGGGCTTGAAGTTCCTCAGGGATTGCTAGAGAATCAAGAGGCCATCGAGGATCTGCAGCTTCAGCTTGGCGCTTTTCAAAAGTCGGTCAAAGACAAACCAGTACAGGATGCCAAGCGTCGCGAGCACCGCAACGCGGCCCAAGCCATGCTCACGAGCATCCGCCCAGACCTCGACCTCGAATCCGTCGAGACCATGAAACCACTTCTCAACAAAAAGAAATTGATCGTTGGGCTTGCGCAGGAATGGAGCCTTTTGAAGCAAAAGGCTAGCCAGATCGTGGCCAAGCAGCGCGAGCTGGCCGATGAAAAGACCAGTCTTCTGCAGCAACTCGAGGCCGTGCCCGGAGCTGGCAAGGACGTGGCCTCGCTCAAGGCCGCTGTCCTGGCTGCCCGCAAGTCAGGTGATCTGGCGCAGATGCTCCGCAAGGCCCGCGATGCGGCGGATCAGCAGGAAGATGCTTGCTCCGTCGAGCTGTCCCGTTTGGGCAGGTTCGACGGCACTCTCGAAGCGCTGGCCAGGCGAGCCATGCCTGAGAAGGCTGTTTTGGATAGTTTCGAGAAAAAGTTCGATCAACTGGACGAGCAGACTCGCGAGACCACCCGTCGGAAGGTCGAGGCCGAACAGGAGCTAGACCATCACCAGGAGAGTCTGAAGATATTGCTTCGCTCAAGCGAAGTCCCCTCCCTCGAAGATCTCCTTGCAGCCCGCGGTCACCGGGAGCAGGGATGGAGGCTCATTCGAGGTACGTACGTGGACGGGGTGGTGGACCCGGGGGATGCTGCTGTGAAGTACGCGGGGAGCAAGAATCTCCCAGACGCCTACGAGCAGGCCGTGTTGGCAGCCGACGACGTCGGTGACAGGCTTCGACATGATGCCCAGAGAGTTCACGAACGGGCATCGCTGGAGACCCAAATCCAAACCAGGACAGAGGTTCTTTCCGGGCTCAACGGCAAGCTGAGTGAATTGGTAACCGCCCGTGCCCAGCTCGAGAACGCCTGGCAAGCTGTGTGGAGCGGGATCGCAGACAAGGTCGGTACTCCCAAGGAAATGAAGGAGTGGCTGCAGCGTGTGGAGCAGCTTCTGCAGAAGGCTGAACAGCTTGACAGGGCAAGGGCAGAAGTCCGGTCGCTGGAAGCCATTCTGACTTCACACATCGAGGCACTCTCTGCCGAACTTGAGAAGCTCGGCCAGCAGCAAGAATCTAAGGCGGACGAACTCGAGTCGCTCCTTGCCCGATGCGAGCAGTTCGTCAGCCAGCAGGAAACTGCAATTAGGCGTAAAGGTGAACTCAAGGCTTCGTTGCAAAAGCTCGAGGTACAGCTCAAGGGTGCGACGGATACTCTGCGCCTTGCCGATGACGACCTGCAAAGCTGGGGAGCAACTTGGGCCGAGGCTGTCGAAGGGCTGGGGCTTGGGACAAAACCTCATCCTGAGCTTGCCCTCGCGACAATTGAGAAGCTCGAGGAGCTGTTCAGGGAGCTCAAAGATGCCGACACCGCCCACAAGCGAATCTATGGCATGGACAAAGACGAGGAGCGCTTTACTGCAGCAGTGGCCCAGCTTGTGCAGCGGATTTGCCTCGAGGTGGGAAAACAAACTCCAGCGGAATTAACCCAGAGTCTGGTCAAGCGACTTGGCAAGGCTCAGGCCGATGCCGCCAGCTTGCAGAAACTTCGAGCTCAGATTAGCGAGCTGGAAGAGGAGGTCGCCGAGGCTCACCAGGACATCCTGCTTGCCGAGCAGAATCTTGCCGCCCTGCGGATCGAAGCAGGAGTTTCGTCCGATGAGGAGTTGGCTCCAGTCGAGGAGCACTCGTGCCAGAAACGCCAGCTGATCTCTCGTCTCGAGACTCTTCAGCAGCAGCTCCATCAGTCAGGTGAGGGGCACAGCATCGATGAGTTGGAAAAAGAAGCCCAAGAATTAGACGTGGACCAGGTGGGCGACGATCTGTCGCAGCTCGATGCCAGACTGTCCGACCTGGCGAGCCGGCGAGATGCCAAGCGGGACCAGAGGCAGGCTCTGCTCGTCCAGATCCAGGCTCTGGATGGCTCGTCGAAAGCTGCCGAGGCCGCGGAACGAGCCGAGCAGTTGCTAGCCGGTATCGTCCCCAATGCGGAGCAGTATCTGCGGCTCACTATAGCTCGCCTCATTCTCGAGGAGCAGATGGAACGCCACCGCCAGAATAATCAAACGCCGGTTCTCAGGCGAGCCGGCGAGTTGTTCGCAAAGCTCACCCTGGGCTCCTTTTCGCGCCTTCGCGATGAGGTCGATGACAACGGCAAGCCAGTGCTACTCGGCGTTCGCGCCGACAAGGCCGAGGTGAGTGTCGATGGCATGAGCGATGGCACCCGTGACCAGCTCTTCCTGGCCTTGCGACTCGCCACCATGGAACTGCAACGGGACCATCAGGATCCTGTGCCTTTCGTGGTCGATGACATCATGGTCGGTTTCGATGACAAGCGCAGCAAGGCCTGTCTCGAGGTCCTCGCCGACTTTGCGCAGAAAACTCAGGTGTTGGTCTTTACCCATCACTCGATGGTTGCACAGGCCGCCCGTGCTCTTGGGACGGAGAAGGGTGTCTTTGTCCATGAATTGGTGGAGTAA
- the radC gene encoding RadC family protein — MLYIKDLCGVYQPAPKETILSEARKLSGYQFRRGTAILSPTAAKEAIGLKLTGLEHEVFGCLFLNSRHQVLAWREMFHGSINRNSVHPREVVKEALALNAASVIIAHNHPSGGIQPSKEDLELTRTLTEILKVIDVRVLDHLIVGDEILSLSETGHHSA, encoded by the coding sequence ATGCTCTACATCAAAGATCTCTGCGGCGTCTATCAGCCCGCACCCAAGGAGACCATCCTCTCTGAAGCTCGTAAGCTCAGCGGTTATCAATTCCGGCGTGGGACTGCGATTCTGTCGCCCACCGCTGCCAAGGAGGCCATCGGGCTCAAGCTCACCGGCCTGGAGCATGAGGTGTTCGGTTGCCTGTTTCTCAACAGCCGGCACCAGGTATTGGCCTGGCGGGAGATGTTTCATGGCTCGATCAATCGCAACTCGGTCCATCCCCGCGAGGTGGTCAAGGAGGCACTGGCGCTCAATGCAGCGTCGGTCATCATTGCCCATAACCACCCCTCCGGCGGCATCCAGCCCAGTAAGGAAGACCTGGAACTCACCCGCACCCTGACCGAGATCCTCAAGGTGATCGACGTACGGGTGCTCGATCATCTGATCGTAGGCGATGAGATCCTCTCCCTTTCTGAAACCGGTCATCACAGCGCATGA
- a CDS encoding SNF2-related protein: MDIPLSDFLDQWGEVLKSQVITTMHPVYQPKAEDQWDAQAREQLGQLKRTPFEAQIRCGILPIARTLYKEDRKGAFLVGEMGAGKTIMSLAVAALDPKPAKRILIQCPGHLVRKWIREAEATLAGCTCINLNGRDMTLLLDHKQKPAQPRGTEIWVLGKERAKLHYQRKPGLMVRQGATCCPDCGAQVFMHLSDPAPVCEHCQARMWSADGERNRRYAKAEFIKRYLPKGFFDLVILDEVHELKGGGTAQGQAMSCLIARSRKVLALTGTLMGGFARDLFYLLWRMFPRQMVQAGFEYGRTLGFAERYGVVERTYKADDLGPDWNQASIGRKTGKARIKEAPGISPLLLPDLLLERSAFVRLNDVSQALPDYEEIIVTTPMDDALQTHYFELSNTLVAATRKALACGDMRLLGKMLQSLLAYPDGCRFGERVYLERGGVEELIASAPALEINLLAKEKRLLEILTTERKQGRKVAVFLEHTGTRDLVPTLVDKLHHHGFVPLVLRGQAVKPEQREDWLKENLATGQYDCLLCNPNLVKTGLDLLDFPTIVFFQCGYSVFTLRQASRRSWRIGQNLPVRVFYLAYAETMQDKALSLMAQKMETSLAVEGELSGQGLAALSESENSMFYELAKALTGRQPVEDVNTAWSRYRQRELASVLDLDEPESVTATEETRVTTTTTISSPDGQTAMVRHELVIRGRVYLRGNTAVAYVDGNRFRMQAGVIYWQDRRIGSYDRQGHGEINRKPIRLYKPPHLGHFVLAEVRQAA; this comes from the coding sequence ATGGACATCCCTTTAAGCGACTTTCTTGACCAGTGGGGCGAAGTGCTCAAGTCCCAGGTCATCACCACCATGCACCCGGTCTATCAGCCCAAGGCGGAGGATCAGTGGGATGCACAGGCCCGCGAACAACTGGGCCAACTCAAGCGTACCCCGTTTGAGGCCCAGATCCGATGCGGCATCCTGCCGATTGCCCGAACGCTCTACAAGGAGGACCGCAAAGGCGCCTTCCTGGTGGGCGAGATGGGAGCGGGTAAGACGATCATGAGCCTGGCAGTGGCCGCGCTCGATCCCAAGCCGGCCAAACGCATCCTCATTCAGTGCCCCGGTCATCTGGTGCGCAAGTGGATCCGGGAGGCGGAAGCAACCCTTGCCGGCTGCACCTGCATCAACCTCAACGGCCGGGATATGACCTTATTACTCGATCATAAACAGAAACCTGCACAACCACGGGGCACCGAGATCTGGGTGCTGGGCAAGGAGCGGGCCAAGCTGCACTACCAGCGCAAACCCGGCCTCATGGTCCGGCAAGGGGCAACCTGCTGCCCGGACTGCGGTGCTCAGGTCTTTATGCATCTGAGCGACCCGGCCCCGGTCTGCGAACATTGCCAGGCCCGGATGTGGTCAGCCGACGGTGAACGCAACCGGCGCTATGCCAAGGCCGAGTTCATCAAACGCTATCTCCCCAAAGGCTTCTTTGATCTGGTCATCCTTGACGAGGTGCATGAACTCAAGGGAGGCGGCACTGCCCAGGGTCAGGCGATGTCCTGCCTGATCGCCCGTTCCCGCAAGGTGCTTGCACTGACCGGAACCCTCATGGGTGGGTTTGCGCGTGATTTATTCTACCTCCTCTGGCGGATGTTTCCCCGGCAGATGGTGCAGGCCGGTTTCGAATACGGCCGTACCCTCGGTTTTGCCGAACGCTATGGGGTGGTGGAGCGCACCTACAAGGCCGATGATCTGGGCCCGGACTGGAATCAGGCCAGCATCGGCCGCAAGACCGGCAAGGCCCGGATCAAAGAGGCGCCGGGGATTTCCCCCCTGCTGCTTCCGGATCTGCTCCTGGAGCGTTCCGCCTTTGTCCGGCTGAACGACGTCAGCCAGGCCCTGCCCGATTATGAAGAAATCATCGTCACCACTCCGATGGATGACGCGCTCCAAACCCATTATTTCGAGCTCTCCAACACCCTGGTCGCTGCCACCCGCAAGGCGCTGGCCTGCGGCGACATGCGACTGTTGGGCAAGATGCTGCAAAGCCTCTTGGCCTATCCGGATGGCTGCCGCTTCGGCGAACGGGTCTATCTCGAACGCGGCGGCGTGGAGGAACTGATCGCCTCGGCTCCGGCCCTGGAGATCAACCTCCTGGCCAAGGAAAAGCGGTTATTGGAGATCCTGACGACCGAACGCAAGCAGGGCCGCAAGGTGGCGGTCTTTCTTGAACACACCGGCACCCGTGACCTGGTGCCCACCCTGGTGGACAAGCTACACCACCATGGTTTTGTCCCTTTGGTACTCCGGGGGCAGGCGGTCAAACCGGAACAGCGGGAAGACTGGCTCAAAGAAAACCTCGCCACCGGCCAGTACGACTGCCTGCTCTGCAACCCCAACCTGGTGAAGACCGGTCTGGATCTGCTCGACTTCCCGACCATCGTCTTTTTCCAGTGCGGCTATTCGGTGTTCACCCTCAGACAGGCCAGCCGCCGTAGTTGGCGGATTGGCCAAAACCTGCCGGTCCGGGTCTTCTACCTGGCCTATGCCGAAACCATGCAGGACAAGGCGCTCAGCCTCATGGCCCAGAAGATGGAGACCTCGCTCGCGGTTGAAGGCGAACTCTCGGGTCAAGGCTTGGCAGCCCTTTCCGAATCGGAGAACAGCATGTTCTACGAGCTGGCCAAGGCCCTCACCGGCCGGCAGCCGGTGGAGGATGTCAACACCGCCTGGAGCAGGTATCGCCAGCGGGAACTTGCCTCGGTGCTCGATCTCGATGAGCCCGAAAGTGTGACCGCCACCGAGGAGACCCGGGTGACCACCACGACCACCATCAGTTCCCCCGATGGGCAGACCGCCATGGTCCGCCACGAATTGGTGATCAGGGGTCGGGTCTATCTCCGGGGCAACACAGCGGTGGCCTATGTGGACGGCAACCGCTTCCGGATGCAAGCCGGGGTAATCTATTGGCAGGATCGTCGGATCGGCAGCTATGACCGTCAGGGTCATGGTGAGATCAACCGCAAACCCATTCGTCTCTACAAGCCGCCCCACCTTGGCCATTTCGTCTTGGCCGAGGTCCGCCAGGCTGCTTGA
- a CDS encoding ATP-dependent nuclease yields the protein MITKVKIQGYRIYKNLIFEPNQRLNLIVGANESGKSTLMEAIALALTGRINGRTATEELNPYWFNTELIKDFVRNRAAGKRAPWPEIRIELYLDNRNELQQLCGAINSEVPTNACPGITMRVLPNPDYGAELEEWIKRASNILPVEYYMIDWRSFADCVITSRPKQLATAIIDSRTVRSSSGVDYHMRHILNDGLQPDERAAISVAYREIKASMSAGALKSVNDRMTKTHAGLHNQPITLEMDQSTRTSWEGAIIPHVSNVPFSMSGQGQQAAIKISLAMSRHSERASFVMVEEPENHLSHTSLTTLLSRIESLAGEHQQLFVTTHSSFVLNRLGLDFLQLLGGDIPRKLSELDSGTVGYFQKLPGYDTLRMVLANKIVLVEGPSDEILFERIFEDKYGKRPMALGIDVLSMRGLSLGRCLELCAALDKTVAAIRDNDGAEPDDLRTSLQTWLVAGRRELFIGVPSRGHTLEPQLLYHNEEEVLRRVLGVSDAANLAVWMKREKTETALRIASAQQQIIPPKYMDDAATFIHG from the coding sequence TTGATTACAAAAGTAAAGATTCAAGGCTACCGGATATACAAGAATCTCATCTTCGAGCCAAATCAACGCCTTAATCTCATTGTTGGCGCCAATGAGAGCGGCAAGTCAACTTTGATGGAGGCAATCGCCCTTGCCTTGACTGGGCGCATTAATGGGCGTACAGCCACCGAAGAGCTCAACCCGTATTGGTTCAACACTGAACTAATCAAGGACTTCGTCCGGAATCGGGCCGCTGGTAAACGAGCTCCGTGGCCTGAGATTCGCATTGAACTGTACCTTGATAATCGTAATGAACTGCAGCAGTTATGCGGTGCGATCAATAGCGAAGTGCCAACTAACGCATGCCCAGGCATAACGATGCGCGTGCTGCCAAACCCTGACTATGGTGCTGAACTTGAAGAATGGATAAAGAGGGCGTCAAATATCCTGCCTGTTGAGTACTACATGATCGATTGGCGCTCGTTCGCCGATTGCGTCATTACAAGTCGGCCAAAGCAGTTAGCGACAGCGATAATAGACTCGCGGACGGTTCGATCATCTAGCGGTGTCGACTACCACATGAGACACATTCTAAACGATGGCCTTCAGCCAGACGAACGCGCCGCGATATCCGTCGCATATCGCGAAATCAAGGCGTCAATGTCCGCTGGTGCTTTGAAGAGTGTCAACGATCGAATGACTAAAACGCACGCAGGTCTGCATAACCAGCCGATCACCCTCGAGATGGATCAAAGCACGCGAACATCCTGGGAAGGGGCGATAATACCACACGTTAGCAACGTGCCGTTTTCGATGTCAGGGCAGGGTCAGCAGGCGGCAATCAAGATTTCTCTAGCCATGAGCCGTCATTCCGAGCGCGCGTCCTTCGTCATGGTCGAGGAGCCCGAAAACCATCTGTCCCATACGAGCCTCACGACTCTCCTCTCTCGCATCGAGTCGCTTGCCGGCGAACATCAGCAACTATTTGTTACAACCCACAGTTCATTCGTGCTCAATCGCCTCGGGCTAGACTTCCTCCAGTTGCTCGGAGGCGATATCCCCCGCAAGCTGTCAGAATTGGATTCAGGCACGGTCGGCTATTTTCAGAAACTTCCCGGATACGACACACTTCGAATGGTCTTGGCGAACAAGATCGTGCTAGTCGAAGGCCCTTCCGACGAGATCCTTTTTGAGCGTATCTTTGAAGACAAATACGGAAAGCGCCCGATGGCGCTGGGCATCGATGTGCTCAGTATGCGCGGACTGTCGCTAGGCCGTTGCTTGGAGCTGTGTGCTGCGCTCGACAAGACTGTAGCAGCCATTCGGGACAATGACGGCGCTGAACCGGATGATTTGCGTACCTCACTTCAGACATGGTTGGTCGCAGGGAGACGCGAACTCTTCATTGGCGTCCCGTCTCGTGGGCACACCCTCGAACCGCAGTTGCTCTACCATAATGAAGAGGAGGTGCTCAGGAGGGTTCTTGGCGTTAGCGATGCGGCCAACTTGGCAGTATGGATGAAGCGAGAAAAGACGGAGACAGCACTTCGCATCGCCAGCGCTCAACAGCAAATAATTCCTCCAAAGTATATGGACGACGCGGCGACGTTTATCCATGGCTAA
- a CDS encoding ArdC family protein, giving the protein MNDQKISIYEEITTKIITALEDGVNPWAKPWQTVHYGPFRNALTNRPYRGMNVLLLNLMALARGHVDPRWLTFRNAEQLGGHVRKGEKGASIVFWKFLPARDRDGDAAPDALTDDQQERKLIPFARSYTVFNVEQCEGLDLPPLVKEEAPDADECNQLAEQILALPILKHGGNKACYLPGPDMVLLPHRSSFEHSDFYFSTGYHEICHWSGHRDRLNRVFGTRFGDLDYAFEELVAEIGAAFLGAHTGIPFETMRHPEYIHHWLQILQGDSKAIFTAAAKAQQAADFVLDKTGIMCVQEEPLPAAA; this is encoded by the coding sequence ATGAACGATCAAAAAATATCCATCTACGAAGAAATCACCACCAAGATCATCACCGCCTTGGAAGACGGCGTCAATCCCTGGGCCAAACCTTGGCAAACGGTTCATTACGGACCGTTTCGTAATGCGCTCACCAATCGGCCCTACCGAGGGATGAACGTGCTACTGCTGAATCTGATGGCCCTGGCCCGAGGGCATGTCGATCCCCGCTGGCTCACCTTTCGCAACGCTGAGCAGTTGGGCGGCCATGTGCGCAAGGGTGAAAAAGGGGCATCCATTGTCTTCTGGAAGTTCCTGCCCGCCAGGGACCGGGACGGCGATGCGGCACCCGATGCCCTCACCGATGACCAACAGGAGCGCAAGCTGATCCCCTTTGCCCGCAGCTATACGGTGTTCAACGTGGAGCAGTGCGAGGGGCTGGACCTACCGCCGTTGGTTAAAGAAGAAGCACCAGATGCGGATGAATGCAACCAACTGGCGGAGCAGATCCTGGCCCTGCCGATTCTGAAGCATGGCGGTAACAAGGCTTGCTATCTGCCGGGTCCGGATATGGTGCTACTGCCGCATCGGTCCAGCTTCGAGCATAGTGATTTCTATTTCAGCACTGGATACCACGAGATTTGCCACTGGTCAGGTCATCGTGACCGGTTGAACCGGGTGTTCGGCACCCGTTTCGGTGATCTCGACTATGCCTTCGAGGAACTGGTGGCCGAGATCGGTGCGGCCTTCCTCGGTGCCCACACCGGCATCCCCTTTGAGACCATGCGTCATCCGGAGTATATCCACCACTGGTTGCAGATCCTCCAGGGTGACAGCAAGGCTATCTTCACCGCCGCTGCCAAGGCCCAGCAGGCCGCTGACTTTGTCCTCGACAAGACCGGGATTATGTGTGTTCAAGAAGAACCGCTGCCGGCGGCAGCATAG